Within bacterium, the genomic segment GGCCACCGAGTGGACCCAGCCGGCGTTGGGGCCGCTGTACGTCGAGTACGTGAAGATGGTGGTGCCGTCCTTGCCGGACTTGAGGTAGAACGAGCGTCCCTCGCTCACGCCGCCGGGGGTGCCCATAATTACCTCGCGGATGCCGTCACCGTTGAGGTCTTCCACGGTATCCAGGCCGTGGGTGCCCCACAGGCCCAGGCAGTCGTTGGCGGCCCAGAGCTTGCTCCCGTTCTTGCCGGACAGCGCGAAGAGCTCGTCGCCGTCGTCGGAGTAGTACTTGCCGCACACGACGTCCGGTACGCCGTCGCTGTTTATATCGCCCAGGTCGGCGGAGGCGTAGACGCCATTGCAGTCGGTATACGACCACAGCAGCTTCGCGCCAGCGAGCGCGGTCGTCGCCGCCAGAATCGTCGCGATAAACGTTAACGCGTAACGCCGTTTCATTTTATCCCACCTTTTCTAAGATTTGATATTCGCTGCGCAAGGAAACTTATTGGTGGTCAATTCTATATTAATATTGCCGGCTTAGCAAGCTATTCGCGGCCTCGAGTCAAGCATTAATTAGGGTGCCCGGGGGGACGCCGCCGCGGGCCGTTTTTCGTTACGACGCCGGCGCGACGACGTAGACGTAGCGGAGGGCGCCGTCGCCGCGGTTGTGCACGTTGTGGAACGTCTCCGGCGGGATGTACGCGACTTGCCCCGCCTCGAGCGCGAGCGCGCCGTAGCCCTCCAGCTCGGCCTCGCCGCGGCCCTCGAGTACCACCAAAACCTCCTCGTAGTCCTCGGTGCTGTGGCGGCCGCACTCCTCGCCCGGCCCGAGCGTTACCATCCCCGCGCGCATGCGCCTCGCGACGCCTTCGGTGAGGAGGGGGAGGTGGGTTTCGCCCCGGGCGTCGAGGCGTTTGACGAACGGGCCGCCTTCGCTCGTTCGAGCCATATCGGTTGCCACCTTCGGTTTAAGTTTTTACTGGGCGGTGT encodes:
- a CDS encoding cupin domain-containing protein, with the protein product MARTSEGGPFVKRLDARGETHLPLLTEGVARRMRAGMVTLGPGEECGRHSTEDYEEVLVVLEGRGEAELEGYGALALEAGQVAYIPPETFHNVHNRGDGALRYVYVVAPAS